The following proteins come from a genomic window of Achromobacter sp. AONIH1:
- a CDS encoding response regulator transcription factor, with product MTTSPPAHAHAQSPLVYLVDDDDAVRDALALLLRSVGLRSVGHGDPVAFLDSLPPQAIGCVVLDIRMPGIGGLDVLSRLAEQSDLPVIMLTGHANVDLCRRAFKGGAIEFLQKPVDDDVFLDAVQAAVRAHVASRERLSLTQAASDRLARLSGRERDVAARIVQGLSNKEIAREFELSPRTVETYRANVYAKLEADSLAQLIRQYASLLDQGL from the coding sequence ATGACCACATCCCCGCCTGCCCACGCGCACGCCCAATCCCCGCTGGTCTACCTGGTCGACGACGACGACGCGGTGCGCGACGCGCTGGCCCTGCTGCTGCGCAGCGTCGGCCTGCGCAGCGTCGGCCATGGCGATCCCGTCGCCTTCCTGGATTCGCTGCCGCCCCAGGCCATCGGCTGCGTGGTGCTGGACATCCGCATGCCGGGCATCGGCGGCCTGGACGTGCTGTCGCGGCTGGCGGAGCAATCGGACCTGCCGGTGATCATGCTGACGGGCCACGCCAACGTCGACCTGTGCCGCCGCGCCTTCAAGGGCGGCGCCATCGAGTTCCTGCAAAAACCGGTGGACGACGATGTGTTCCTGGACGCGGTGCAGGCCGCCGTGCGCGCGCACGTCGCCAGCCGCGAACGACTGTCGCTGACGCAGGCCGCCAGCGACCGCCTGGCGCGCCTGTCCGGACGCGAGCGCGACGTGGCCGCGCGCATCGTCCAGGGCCTGAGCAACAAGGAAATCGCGCGCGAGTTCGAGCTGTCGCCGCGCACGGTGGAAACCTATCGCGCCAATGTCTACGCCAAGCTCGAGGCCGACTCGCTGGCGCAGCTGATCCGCCAGTACGCATCGCTGCTGGATCAGGGCCTGTAG
- a CDS encoding trans-aconitate 2-methyltransferase, whose amino-acid sequence MQSIYTDASVYKLLTPQDDAEHAFMCRLAGDAASILELASGCGNLAARLAQRADVTGVDASPEMVALATQAHGDRPGLCFVQGDMRTLRLERPFDLVMAVDNALQHACTDEALYAALDSIRAHMGPGSRALFQTGLREPETLDTLNHARQKVGSAIDACGVTFEIYGTSTFDPATKVNHRVFEIHKDGAKVAERTLTMRILDSAALQQALARAGFSIARAFDESGQEVEPQARPGPTHAVRTYECRAG is encoded by the coding sequence GTGCAATCGATCTACACCGACGCCTCCGTGTACAAGCTGCTCACGCCGCAGGATGACGCGGAACACGCCTTCATGTGCCGGCTCGCCGGCGACGCCGCCAGCATATTGGAGCTGGCGAGCGGCTGCGGCAACCTGGCGGCGCGCCTGGCGCAACGGGCCGACGTCACGGGCGTCGACGCCTCGCCGGAGATGGTGGCGCTGGCCACGCAGGCGCACGGCGACAGGCCCGGCCTGTGCTTTGTCCAGGGCGATATGCGCACGCTGCGGCTGGAACGCCCGTTCGACCTGGTCATGGCCGTCGACAACGCGCTGCAGCACGCCTGCACGGACGAGGCGCTGTACGCGGCGCTGGACTCGATCAGGGCGCACATGGGACCGGGCTCGCGCGCGCTGTTCCAGACCGGCCTGCGCGAGCCCGAGACGCTGGACACGCTGAATCATGCACGGCAGAAGGTCGGCAGCGCGATCGATGCCTGCGGCGTGACCTTCGAGATCTATGGCACCTCGACGTTCGACCCCGCCACCAAGGTCAACCATCGCGTGTTCGAGATCCACAAGGATGGCGCCAAGGTGGCCGAGCGCACGCTGACCATGCGCATCCTGGATTCGGCCGCGCTCCAGCAGGCGCTGGCGCGCGCCGGCTTCAGCATCGCGCGCGCGTTCGACGAGTCGGGCCAGGAAGTCGAGCCGCAAGCCCGGCCTGGCCCCACGCACGCCGTGCGCACCTACGAGTGCCGCGCCGGATAG
- a CDS encoding cytochrome P450, whose product MDNRTIHYHKEIRRLFDDPSQRGVFRIDEQTVGVTDGPLSKAILAARPMYDFERIVFKPILGQPIAKATFSAVMRAVGQDARRVAESPPEPGPRLAGRWPDAGYLYLQQRLYASDPWPIYALTHRVANRTGWLKPLVDGLSSRLMTRLLHRCAPIHSSALAQLVNEAPDAHERRRAVTLYRRTARSMCITVACLVTNALWLASARDARERPRDCITETLRLMPPAWMYHRNACQEFTAVDARIRETDDVLVIPLITQRDPRHWPDADAYEPDRWLGVSNPEASDHYLPFGHSHDRCWARELVLMLAEHTIRQIAMQDHWTDSRQTSVQVPLKSLLCPTRVNVVAV is encoded by the coding sequence ATGGACAATAGAACGATCCACTATCACAAGGAAATACGCCGGCTGTTCGACGACCCCAGCCAGCGCGGCGTGTTCCGCATCGACGAGCAGACCGTGGGCGTGACGGACGGCCCTCTGTCGAAAGCCATCCTGGCCGCGCGGCCCATGTACGATTTCGAGCGCATCGTCTTCAAGCCCATCCTGGGCCAGCCGATCGCCAAGGCGACGTTCTCGGCCGTGATGCGCGCGGTCGGGCAGGACGCGCGGCGCGTCGCCGAAAGCCCGCCCGAGCCCGGCCCCAGGCTGGCCGGGCGCTGGCCCGACGCCGGCTACCTCTATCTGCAACAGCGCCTGTACGCGTCGGACCCCTGGCCCATCTACGCCCTCACCCATCGCGTCGCCAACCGGACCGGCTGGCTCAAGCCGCTGGTGGACGGCCTGTCGTCGCGGTTGATGACCCGGCTGCTGCATCGCTGCGCGCCCATCCATTCCTCGGCGCTGGCGCAGCTGGTCAACGAAGCGCCCGACGCCCACGAGCGACGCCGGGCCGTGACGCTGTACCGGCGCACCGCCCGTTCCATGTGCATCACGGTCGCCTGCCTGGTGACGAACGCGCTGTGGCTGGCATCCGCCCGCGACGCGCGCGAACGGCCGCGCGACTGCATCACCGAAACGCTGCGGCTGATGCCGCCCGCCTGGATGTACCACCGCAACGCCTGCCAGGAATTCACCGCTGTCGACGCGCGCATCCGCGAGACCGACGACGTGCTGGTCATTCCGCTGATCACGCAGCGCGATCCCCGCCACTGGCCCGACGCCGACGCCTATGAACCCGACCGCTGGCTGGGCGTGAGCAACCCAGAAGCCTCCGATCATTACCTGCCGTTCGGCCATTCGCACGACCGCTGCTGGGCGCGCGAGCTGGTCCTGATGCTGGCCGAGCACACCATCAGGCAGATCGCCATGCAGGACCACTGGACCGACAGCCGGCAGACGTCGGTGCAAGTCCCCCTGAAATCGCTGCTGTGCCCGACGCGCGTGAACGTCGTCGCCGTCTGA
- a CDS encoding heme-binding protein, with protein MTRFPLAALALASTLAAGMAQAAVLTESNISTADAQKLATASVAACQAKGYNVSAAVVDRAGVLKAFVRADNAGPHTVEASRAKAFTSVSAKSPTLAMMENAQKNPGAANLTDIPGFLLLGGGVPVKAGSAVIGAIGVAGAPGGHLDAECADAALAENAALFK; from the coding sequence ATGACCCGATTCCCGCTCGCCGCGCTGGCCCTCGCCTCCACGCTGGCCGCCGGCATGGCCCAGGCCGCCGTGCTCACCGAAAGCAATATCTCCACCGCCGACGCGCAGAAGCTGGCCACGGCCAGCGTCGCCGCCTGCCAGGCCAAGGGCTACAACGTCAGCGCCGCGGTCGTCGACCGCGCCGGCGTGCTCAAGGCCTTCGTGCGCGCCGACAACGCCGGCCCGCACACTGTCGAGGCCAGCCGCGCCAAGGCCTTCACCTCGGTCTCGGCCAAGTCGCCGACGCTGGCCATGATGGAAAACGCGCAGAAGAACCCCGGCGCCGCCAACCTGACGGACATCCCCGGCTTCCTGCTGCTGGGCGGCGGCGTGCCGGTCAAGGCCGGCTCCGCCGTGATCGGCGCCATCGGCGTGGCCGGCGCGCCCGGCGGCCACCTGGACGCGGAATGCGCCGACGCGGCGCTGGCCGAGAACGCGGCGCTGTTCAAGTAA